A section of the Flavobacterium sp. CG_23.5 genome encodes:
- a CDS encoding efflux RND transporter periplasmic adaptor subunit — protein sequence MNKIVILVSICAVMNLASCKSDKKEAVEISEFTVTKPIVKDTTFTKEYIAQIQSLQNVEIRAQEKGYLENLYVDEGRSVKAGQLLFSIMPKLYQAEYSKAKADAKIVQIEYQNTKTLADKNIVSKSELAMAKAKLEEANADVATAETHLSFTKIKAPFDGTIDRIQFKKGSLIDEGTILTKISNNREIYAYFNMSEVEYLDYKSRAKNDINNKAGLLLSNGEKHKYQGQIETIESEFDNNTGNIAFRAKFPNPELLLKNGETGKVQLVVPIHDALMIPQKATFEIQDKIYVYVVDQNNNVKSRNIIIKQRLSNIYIIQSGLSKNDKILMDGIQTVKENEKIKPKLVPSEQIFNHLELIK from the coding sequence ATGAATAAAATTGTAATCCTTGTTAGCATCTGTGCAGTAATGAATTTAGCAAGCTGTAAATCTGACAAAAAAGAAGCTGTAGAAATATCTGAATTTACTGTTACAAAACCAATTGTAAAAGACACCACATTTACAAAAGAATACATTGCACAAATACAATCTTTACAAAATGTAGAGATAAGAGCTCAAGAAAAAGGATATCTGGAAAACTTATATGTTGATGAAGGGAGATCAGTAAAAGCGGGGCAATTGTTGTTTAGCATTATGCCAAAATTATATCAAGCAGAATATTCAAAAGCAAAAGCCGATGCTAAAATAGTTCAGATTGAATATCAAAACACTAAAACCTTAGCCGATAAAAACATCGTTTCTAAATCGGAACTAGCAATGGCTAAAGCCAAATTAGAAGAAGCTAATGCTGATGTAGCAACTGCTGAAACCCATTTATCTTTCACAAAAATTAAAGCCCCTTTTGATGGAACCATTGATAGAATTCAATTTAAAAAAGGGAGTTTGATTGATGAAGGAACTATTTTGACCAAAATTTCAAATAACAGAGAAATCTACGCCTATTTTAATATGTCGGAAGTAGAGTATTTAGATTATAAATCCAGAGCCAAAAACGATATAAATAATAAAGCAGGTTTGTTACTCTCCAATGGTGAAAAACATAAATATCAAGGTCAAATTGAGACTATTGAAAGTGAATTTGACAACAACACAGGAAACATTGCTTTTAGAGCAAAGTTCCCAAATCCTGAATTACTATTAAAAAATGGTGAAACAGGAAAAGTACAATTGGTAGTTCCAATTCATGACGCTTTGATGATACCTCAAAAAGCTACTTTTGAAATTCAAGATAAAATATATGTTTACGTTGTTGATCAAAACAATAATGTCAAATCAAGAAATATTATTATAAAACAGCGATTATCAAATATATACATTATACAATCTGGACTTTCTAAAAATGATAAAATCCTTATGGATGGAATTCAAACTGTAAAAGAAAATGAGAAAATTAAACCTAAGTTGGTCCCTTCTGAACAGATTTTTAATCATTTAGAATTAATCAAATAA
- a CDS encoding sensor histidine kinase, which translates to MTLKNRISLLVSLLFTVLFGLASAFIFVLYSNFRKQEFNDRLEIKALSTIKLLANVKDVDYKIMRLIDKNSTNELSNEKKLIFDSNFKLIYSSVNGTKINWSVTDLKFLKKNKTFFKKQGSNELFGVFFDTNAKDYYVLISANDSYGKRKLVYLEYILILSYLLFTAICWVLTSFTVKRTMQPLSSFYQKIKKINENNLDTRVEAKSNKNEIDLIATEFNFMMDRIEVSYQKQKEFTAHASHELRTPLSRITSQIENKIGGNEIDSNSKNFLNIILNDVNQLTEVITSLLILSKLDNKKYENKETHRLDEILFTAIEKLNKIFPDFIILFEIEESENLDSLLEIRGNKKLLEIAFSNILKNAFVYSDNKQAKVKISCVAQNLIISVSNTGNTLDEKEQKNLFQPFMRGKNSNGRSGFGLGLRIVQRILTLHKAKIVYSVPSKNTNLFQLLFHI; encoded by the coding sequence ATGACTTTAAAAAATCGAATATCACTTTTAGTAAGTTTGCTTTTTACAGTCTTATTTGGCTTGGCTTCTGCGTTTATTTTTGTCTTGTATTCTAATTTTAGAAAACAGGAATTTAACGATCGCTTGGAAATAAAAGCGCTGTCGACCATCAAATTATTGGCAAATGTTAAAGACGTCGATTACAAAATAATGAGATTGATAGATAAAAATTCTACCAATGAATTGTCTAACGAAAAGAAACTGATATTTGATTCCAACTTTAAATTAATATACAGTAGTGTTAATGGCACTAAAATTAACTGGTCGGTGACCGATTTAAAATTTCTAAAAAAGAATAAAACATTTTTCAAAAAACAAGGCTCTAATGAATTATTTGGTGTTTTCTTTGATACCAATGCCAAAGATTATTATGTTTTAATTTCTGCAAATGATAGTTACGGTAAGAGGAAGTTAGTGTATCTCGAATATATTCTAATCCTATCCTACTTACTTTTTACGGCTATTTGTTGGGTTTTGACATCTTTCACCGTCAAAAGAACGATGCAACCTTTGAGTTCATTTTATCAAAAAATTAAAAAAATAAATGAGAATAATCTGGACACCAGAGTAGAGGCAAAAAGCAATAAAAACGAAATCGATTTGATTGCCACTGAATTCAATTTTATGATGGACCGAATTGAAGTCTCTTATCAAAAACAAAAAGAATTTACCGCCCATGCTTCGCATGAATTGCGAACTCCTTTATCTAGGATCACTTCGCAAATAGAAAATAAAATTGGTGGAAATGAAATTGACTCCAATTCGAAAAACTTCTTAAACATTATACTGAATGATGTTAATCAACTGACTGAAGTGATTACTTCTTTATTGATTTTATCTAAATTAGATAACAAAAAATACGAGAATAAAGAAACCCACCGACTTGATGAAATCCTATTTACGGCTATTGAAAAATTGAATAAGATATTTCCTGATTTTATCATTCTTTTTGAAATTGAAGAAAGCGAAAACTTGGATTCGTTACTTGAAATTCGCGGTAACAAAAAATTATTGGAAATAGCTTTTAGCAATATTTTAAAAAATGCTTTTGTTTACTCCGATAACAAACAAGCAAAAGTGAAAATTAGCTGTGTGGCACAGAACCTCATTATTTCCGTTTCAAATACTGGAAATACATTGGATGAAAAAGAACAAAAAAATCTCTTTCAGCCTTTTATGCGCGGAAAAAATTCAAACGGAAGGTCTGGATTTGGTCTTGGTTTGCGAATCGTACAACGCATTCTTACGCTTCATAAAGCAAAAATAGTTTATAGTGTTCCTTCTAAAAACACTAATTTATTCCAACTCCTATTTCATATCTAG
- a CDS encoding response regulator transcription factor, with protein MKILLLEDDFTLSKEIATFFASKAFACTPYYDGLFLLKKYKPNEYDLIILDINVPGKNGIEVCKAIRELDKKTPIIMLTAFSEIEDKLTSFENGADDYLVKPFHFEELFARVNSLLRRKETPQQAKEKIVIQDLEIFETEMKVFRSEVEIKLTPKEFKLLLTLANANGNVLSKQFIAEKLWDYHIETNQNTIEVYINFLRKKIDKDHPVKLIHTKIGYGYYLKESE; from the coding sequence ATGAAAATTTTATTACTCGAAGACGATTTTACTTTATCGAAAGAAATTGCGACTTTTTTTGCTTCAAAAGCTTTCGCATGCACTCCTTATTATGATGGTTTGTTTTTGCTCAAAAAATACAAACCTAACGAATACGATTTAATCATCCTTGATATTAATGTTCCTGGCAAAAACGGAATCGAAGTTTGCAAAGCCATTCGAGAATTAGACAAAAAAACTCCTATCATAATGCTTACCGCCTTCAGCGAAATTGAAGATAAACTGACTTCTTTCGAAAATGGTGCCGATGATTATTTAGTAAAACCTTTTCATTTTGAAGAATTATTCGCCAGAGTGAATTCGCTTTTGCGAAGAAAGGAAACGCCTCAACAAGCTAAGGAAAAAATTGTCATTCAGGATTTAGAAATTTTTGAAACTGAAATGAAAGTTTTTCGGTCTGAAGTAGAAATAAAATTAACACCCAAAGAGTTTAAATTGTTATTGACCTTAGCGAATGCAAACGGAAATGTACTTTCAAAACAGTTTATAGCCGAAAAATTGTGGGATTATCATATAGAAACGAACCAAAATACAATAGAAGTTTACATTAATTTTTTAAGAAAAAAAATAGACAAAGACCATCCGGTAAAACTAATCCATACAAAAATTGGGTACGGATATTATTTAAAAGAATCCGAATGA
- a CDS encoding M42 family metallopeptidase codes for MSSKSILKKSSLEFLENYLNNASPTGYESDGQKLWMDYLKPYVDTFITDTYGTAVGIINPYAPYKVVIEGHADEISWYVNYITDDGLIYVIRNGGSDHQIAPSKRVNIHTKNGIVKGVFGWPAIHTRNRKKDEEVAKVDNLFIDIGCETKEQVDKMGVHVGCVITYPDEFMILNENKFVCRAIDNRMGGFMIAEVARLLHENKIKLPFGLYITNSVQEEVGLRGAEMITKTIKPNVAIVTDVCHDSTTPMIDKKIEGDTKIGKGPVVTYAPAVQNNLRELILETAMAKEIPFQRLASSRVTGTDTDAFAYSNGGVASALISLPLRYMHTTVEMVHRDDVENVIKLIYETLLKLENEETFSYFK; via the coding sequence ATGAGTTCTAAATCAATATTAAAAAAGTCGTCACTTGAATTTTTAGAAAACTATCTTAATAATGCTTCGCCTACTGGTTATGAAAGTGATGGGCAAAAATTATGGATGGATTATTTGAAACCTTACGTTGATACTTTTATAACGGACACTTACGGTACTGCTGTAGGAATTATAAATCCCTATGCTCCATATAAGGTAGTAATTGAAGGTCATGCGGATGAAATTTCCTGGTATGTCAATTATATTACCGATGATGGATTAATCTACGTCATTAGAAACGGAGGTTCTGATCACCAAATTGCTCCTTCAAAACGAGTAAATATTCACACTAAAAACGGAATTGTAAAAGGTGTTTTTGGCTGGCCCGCTATTCACACTCGAAATAGAAAGAAAGACGAGGAAGTGGCAAAGGTCGATAACCTGTTTATTGATATTGGCTGTGAAACTAAGGAACAAGTCGATAAAATGGGTGTTCATGTGGGCTGCGTGATTACCTATCCTGATGAATTTATGATTTTGAACGAAAACAAATTTGTTTGTCGCGCTATCGACAACCGTATGGGTGGGTTTATGATTGCCGAAGTCGCTCGTTTACTGCATGAAAACAAAATTAAACTTCCTTTTGGATTGTATATCACCAATTCTGTTCAGGAAGAAGTTGGTCTTCGTGGTGCCGAAATGATCACCAAAACAATTAAACCAAATGTTGCTATTGTCACGGATGTATGCCATGACTCGACTACTCCAATGATTGACAAGAAAATTGAAGGAGATACAAAAATAGGAAAAGGTCCTGTCGTGACTTACGCGCCTGCTGTTCAAAATAATTTGAGAGAATTAATTCTGGAAACTGCCATGGCTAAAGAAATTCCATTCCAGCGATTGGCTTCTTCTCGTGTTACGGGAACTGACACAGATGCTTTTGCGTACAGTAATGGCGGAGTTGCATCAGCATTAATATCTTTGCCACTGCGATATATGCATACAACAGTTGAAATGGTGCATCGCGATGACGTTGAAAATGTGATTAAACTTATTTATGAAACTTTATTGAAGTTAGAAAACGAAGAAACTTTTTCTTATTTCAAATAA
- a CDS encoding DUF4294 domain-containing protein codes for MKMIKLFLFFLFTTIYVNAQVTQKDTTKMGYVLTESDTILNDTIQLPELVVFKEKLDPEAKKQFLILQNRVYKTYPYAKLASERLTILNKGMAALKTNREKKKYFKIVEDYLSNEFESKLKKLSRKQGQILVKLIHRQTGTTTYDLVKNLKSGWKAFWSNTAASMFDINLKTKYAPYDVNEDYLIETILVRGFESGRLQNQNPATPVDYDNLTDSWLSKVQKTN; via the coding sequence ATGAAGATGATTAAACTTTTCTTATTTTTTCTTTTTACTACAATATATGTCAATGCACAAGTTACCCAAAAAGATACGACCAAAATGGGCTATGTATTGACCGAAAGCGATACCATACTTAATGACACCATACAATTACCAGAATTAGTAGTCTTTAAAGAAAAACTCGATCCCGAAGCAAAAAAGCAATTTTTAATCCTTCAAAACCGAGTGTATAAAACGTATCCTTATGCAAAACTGGCATCCGAACGATTGACTATTCTTAATAAAGGAATGGCAGCACTTAAGACGAATAGGGAAAAAAAGAAATATTTCAAGATAGTAGAAGATTACCTTAGTAATGAATTTGAATCCAAACTCAAAAAGCTATCCCGTAAGCAAGGCCAAATACTCGTAAAGTTAATTCATCGCCAAACAGGGACAACTACTTACGATCTCGTTAAAAATCTCAAAAGCGGTTGGAAAGCTTTTTGGTCGAACACGGCAGCGAGTATGTTTGACATTAACTTGAAAACTAAATATGCTCCGTACGATGTTAACGAAGATTATTTAATCGAAACCATACTGGTAAGAGGGTTTGAATCTGGACGATTACAAAATCAAAATCCAGCAACTCCAGTAGATTATGATAACCTTACGGATTCGTGGTTGTCCAAAGTGCAAAAAACAAATTAA
- a CDS encoding histidine kinase, with translation MKQLKKLIICFCLIFFPCLLIGQYLPSRNYSTKDGLPNNAVRSLFLDSKNVLWIGTENGVSRKENGAFINLDDSDGLGHNSCWDISQDTNGNMWFASYGGGVSKFDGKKFTVFTTKQGLLANKTRKVFPYKNKMYVGTEQGVSIIDINTNKVVTPKMPSHKEDFICISFFEYDGEVYFTSIFDGLYKIDESGKYPKIIPVILHKNTYCLGLFGSSLYSANAGYIDKFNILDIKKAKCTSSKFGKSMVWQFAKDKRNSIFAAAWGIYNPDGGLYRIVDDKMTDVSAQYGIDSKVLLNVVYDKTKDILYVGSNDKGIYEVRLDRMIDYSPFDGNSIIDFENFDKRKFILHNKGVTILESNKEIIKKISLSDFKKVEQAYLNKGSNIVNRQGVESRDFELNFNIKADGIVFYEMVKHKNSFWIGSNIGIFEINYLGKIINYVPKHSLKFGFSSNDKFIETITYAGVRVYDDIYKLKSTHYSKFEKNTPQYIVQILNNKDKTYLLSVFNGLYVYHNNQFQSYLADGIWKENKFKHITVNDKGQLILAAEFGNVFIIEDTNTFKVLKTISKNKLVGKTILFLEAYKDCILIGTEKGINIYLNGKFRLIDQEQGLKDCNFTTSQIFDNQLSLGTKNGFYTVDLDKLLKEQITVSGLDITKIAVNNILVDQSNYKWFKYASSKLVRDYQQNSFSIDFIPKGHPFPEKLKFRYRLKSTNRWSPYSDKANLFLPYLPFGDYAVEIEVFDSNAGKSNIFKLLDICVEPPFWFTWWFICLIILFISGIVLYIINRKKNIARDKASKEKQITEAKFEALSNQMNPHFIYNALNSIQDYVGANDEHNSTLYISEFAGLMRKTLKNSPKQTITIEDEVEYLESYIYIENMRFKDRVVSEIYLDPSIDDTVLEIPPMLIQPFVENVFVHAFDESHPSPKLKISFEMVNEKVLECKIIDNGKGLNAHKQSKFHVLRGIALARERIILLQPSNVDPIHIQFTENDGTTVTIQLFF, from the coding sequence ATGAAACAACTAAAAAAATTAATCATTTGCTTTTGTTTAATCTTCTTTCCTTGTTTACTCATTGGACAATATTTGCCTTCTCGTAATTATTCGACTAAAGATGGGTTACCAAATAATGCCGTTCGATCATTATTTTTAGATTCAAAAAATGTTTTATGGATTGGAACTGAAAATGGAGTTTCAAGAAAGGAAAATGGAGCATTTATTAACTTGGACGATTCAGATGGTTTAGGACACAACAGTTGTTGGGATATCTCTCAAGATACTAATGGGAATATGTGGTTTGCCAGTTATGGCGGTGGAGTAAGTAAATTTGATGGCAAAAAATTTACTGTTTTTACAACCAAACAAGGCTTACTCGCCAATAAAACACGAAAAGTATTTCCTTACAAAAATAAAATGTATGTTGGCACCGAACAAGGCGTTTCTATAATTGATATCAATACCAATAAAGTTGTAACGCCAAAAATGCCTTCACATAAAGAGGATTTTATATGTATTTCATTTTTTGAATATGATGGAGAAGTTTATTTTACTTCTATTTTTGATGGATTATATAAAATAGATGAATCAGGTAAATATCCTAAAATAATTCCCGTCATTTTACATAAAAACACTTACTGCTTAGGTCTTTTTGGTTCAAGTTTATATAGTGCTAATGCAGGTTATATAGATAAATTTAATATTTTAGATATTAAAAAAGCTAAATGTACTTCTTCTAAATTTGGAAAGTCAATGGTTTGGCAATTTGCCAAAGATAAAAGAAATTCCATTTTTGCGGCTGCTTGGGGAATTTATAATCCCGATGGTGGGCTTTATCGCATTGTGGATGACAAAATGACTGATGTTTCCGCTCAGTACGGAATAGATTCAAAAGTATTACTCAATGTTGTTTATGATAAAACAAAGGACATTCTATATGTTGGTTCGAATGACAAAGGAATCTATGAGGTTCGATTGGATAGAATGATCGATTATTCTCCATTTGATGGAAATTCAATTATTGATTTTGAAAATTTTGATAAACGCAAATTTATTTTACACAACAAAGGAGTAACTATTTTAGAATCTAACAAGGAAATAATAAAAAAGATTTCACTTTCGGATTTTAAAAAGGTTGAACAAGCCTATTTAAACAAAGGAAGTAATATTGTAAACAGACAAGGAGTTGAATCGAGAGATTTTGAACTGAATTTTAATATTAAAGCGGACGGAATTGTATTTTATGAGATGGTTAAACATAAAAATTCATTCTGGATTGGCAGCAATATTGGAATATTTGAAATTAATTATTTAGGAAAAATCATCAATTACGTACCTAAACATAGTCTAAAATTTGGATTTTCTTCGAACGATAAATTTATTGAAACCATTACTTATGCAGGTGTTCGAGTATATGATGATATTTATAAACTTAAAAGTACACATTATTCAAAATTTGAAAAAAATACGCCACAATATATTGTACAAATATTAAATAATAAGGACAAAACGTATCTTTTGTCGGTTTTTAATGGTTTGTATGTATATCATAACAATCAATTTCAATCGTATTTAGCTGATGGTATTTGGAAAGAAAATAAGTTTAAGCATATCACTGTAAATGATAAAGGCCAACTTATTTTAGCTGCTGAATTTGGAAATGTATTTATTATCGAGGACACTAATACTTTTAAAGTTTTAAAAACGATTTCTAAAAATAAACTCGTTGGTAAAACCATTCTTTTCCTAGAAGCTTACAAAGATTGTATTCTTATAGGAACTGAAAAAGGAATTAACATTTACCTAAATGGTAAATTTCGATTGATCGACCAAGAGCAAGGCTTAAAAGATTGTAATTTTACAACCTCTCAAATTTTTGACAATCAGTTGTCGTTAGGGACGAAAAATGGTTTTTATACTGTTGATTTAGATAAACTTTTAAAGGAGCAAATTACCGTTTCGGGTTTAGATATAACGAAGATAGCGGTAAATAACATTCTCGTCGATCAATCAAATTACAAATGGTTCAAGTATGCTTCAAGTAAATTAGTCCGTGATTATCAACAGAATTCTTTTTCTATTGATTTTATTCCAAAGGGACATCCTTTTCCGGAGAAATTAAAATTCCGTTATCGCTTGAAGTCTACAAATCGATGGAGTCCTTACAGTGATAAAGCAAACTTATTTTTACCTTATTTGCCTTTTGGGGATTATGCAGTAGAAATAGAAGTTTTTGATTCTAACGCTGGAAAATCCAATATTTTTAAACTGTTGGATATTTGTGTGGAGCCGCCATTTTGGTTTACTTGGTGGTTTATATGTCTAATAATTTTATTTATTTCGGGTATTGTATTATATATCATTAACCGAAAAAAGAATATTGCCAGAGATAAAGCTAGTAAAGAAAAACAAATAACTGAAGCTAAGTTTGAAGCCTTGTCTAACCAGATGAATCCTCATTTTATTTATAATGCTTTAAATTCTATTCAAGATTATGTTGGTGCTAATGATGAGCACAATTCAACATTATATATTAGTGAATTTGCCGGATTGATGCGAAAAACTTTGAAAAATTCACCAAAACAGACCATCACAATTGAAGATGAAGTAGAGTATTTAGAAAGTTATATATATATTGAAAACATGCGATTTAAGGATCGTGTTGTAAGTGAAATTTATTTAGATCCTTCAATTGATGATACAGTATTAGAAATTCCTCCCATGCTAATTCAGCCTTTTGTAGAAAATGTTTTTGTTCACGCTTTTGATGAATCACATCCATCGCCAAAACTGAAAATTTCTTTTGAAATGGTTAACGAGAAAGTTTTAGAATGCAAAATAATTGATAATGGAAAAGGATTAAATGCTCATAAACAATCTAAATTTCATGTTTTAAGAGGAATTGCATTAGCTCGAGAGCGAATCATTTTATTGCAGCCTTCTAATGTTGACCCGATCCATATTCAGTTTACGGAAAATGACGGAACTACGGTTACCATCCAATTGTTTTTTTAA
- a CDS encoding amidase has product MKRRTFLTTATLASAGLSTLLISSCVDTKKNEKQEATDDSVEAFELEEETISNLREKLASGKYSSEQLVQMYLDRIEAIDKKGPKLNSIIELNPDGLSIAKALDSDMKAGRIRGILHGIPILIKDNIDTADKMQTTAGSLAMVGNIASKDAFIVKKLREAGAVIIGKTNLSEWANFRSTQSSSGWSSRGGQTKNPYILDHSPCGSSAGSGVAVSANLCAAAVGTETDGSIVCPASVNGVVGIKPTVGLVSRSGIIPISKTQDTAGPMARTVSDAAILLSALAAVDPEDAVTLESKGKAQKDYTTFLDVNALKGKRIGIEKKPQGNNKIINEVLDGAIKLLKKQGAVIIEIDYLDKINAFGQAEFEVLQYEFKDGLNNYLAKSNAKVKTLKEVIDYNNTNEDKAMPYFRQETLESSNAKQGLNDPKYLDALAKSFEGSKKVLNAVFKEHQLDAICGITMGPACSIDTIYGDRWGYSLTTPAAASGYPHITVPCGQAYDLPVGLSFFGTPYMEGELIGLGYAYEQASKKRLKPVLKASFL; this is encoded by the coding sequence ATGAAAAGGAGAACCTTTTTGACCACTGCAACGTTAGCATCTGCAGGCTTGAGTACACTTTTGATTTCGAGTTGTGTTGATACAAAGAAAAATGAAAAACAAGAGGCTACAGATGATTCCGTTGAAGCATTTGAATTAGAAGAAGAAACTATCAGTAATTTAAGAGAAAAGTTAGCTTCGGGAAAGTACAGTTCAGAGCAATTAGTACAAATGTATTTAGATCGAATAGAGGCCATTGATAAAAAAGGTCCAAAACTAAATTCGATTATAGAATTAAATCCAGATGGGTTGTCTATTGCAAAAGCATTGGATTCTGACATGAAAGCAGGTAGAATTAGAGGGATTTTACATGGAATTCCAATTCTGATAAAAGACAATATCGATACTGCTGATAAAATGCAAACTACTGCCGGTTCATTAGCAATGGTTGGTAATATTGCTTCAAAAGATGCTTTTATAGTTAAAAAGCTCAGAGAGGCTGGTGCCGTAATCATTGGTAAAACCAATTTAAGCGAATGGGCAAATTTTCGTTCTACCCAATCCTCTTCCGGATGGAGCAGCAGAGGCGGTCAAACAAAAAATCCTTATATTTTAGATCATAGTCCCTGCGGTTCGAGTGCTGGTTCAGGAGTGGCAGTGTCCGCAAATCTCTGCGCTGCAGCCGTTGGAACAGAGACTGATGGCTCTATTGTGTGTCCAGCTTCAGTTAATGGTGTCGTAGGGATTAAACCTACTGTAGGTTTAGTAAGCAGATCCGGAATTATTCCTATTTCAAAAACGCAAGATACAGCGGGTCCTATGGCAAGGACTGTAAGTGATGCTGCTATTTTATTAAGTGCATTGGCAGCTGTTGACCCAGAAGATGCTGTAACGCTTGAAAGCAAGGGAAAGGCTCAAAAGGATTATACGACTTTTTTAGATGTTAATGCTTTGAAAGGCAAACGCATTGGAATTGAGAAAAAACCTCAAGGGAATAATAAAATCATTAATGAAGTTTTAGACGGTGCCATCAAGCTTCTCAAAAAACAAGGTGCTGTCATTATCGAAATTGACTATTTGGATAAAATTAATGCTTTTGGTCAAGCCGAATTTGAAGTTTTGCAGTATGAATTTAAAGATGGATTGAATAATTATTTGGCTAAATCCAATGCAAAAGTAAAGACTTTGAAAGAAGTAATTGATTACAACAATACTAATGAAGATAAAGCAATGCCCTATTTTAGACAGGAAACTTTAGAAAGTTCAAATGCTAAACAAGGGTTGAATGACCCAAAATATTTAGATGCTTTGGCCAAAAGTTTTGAAGGCAGTAAAAAGGTTTTGAACGCTGTTTTCAAAGAACATCAATTAGATGCCATTTGTGGAATTACAATGGGACCAGCATGCAGTATTGATACTATTTATGGTGACCGTTGGGGATATTCATTAACAACACCGGCCGCCGCGAGTGGTTATCCTCATATTACAGTTCCTTGCGGGCAGGCTTATGATTTACCCGTTGGTTTGTCTTTTTTTGGAACTCCTTATATGGAAGGAGAATTAATTGGGTTGGGTTATGCTTATGAACAAGCATCCAAAAAACGTTTAAAACCAGTGCTTAAAGCTTCTTTTTTATAA